From Chryseobacterium shandongense, the proteins below share one genomic window:
- a CDS encoding nucleoside-diphosphate kinase, protein MSNITFTMIKPDAVADGHIGAILGKIAEGGFKIKALKLTQLTVADARKFYEVHAERPFYGELVDFMSSGPIVAAVLEKDNAVEDFRTLIGATNPAEAAEGTIRKMFARSIGENAVHGSDSDENALIEATFHFSGREIF, encoded by the coding sequence ATGTCTAACATTACATTCACCATGATTAAGCCTGATGCTGTTGCAGACGGACATATTGGTGCTATATTAGGTAAAATCGCAGAAGGAGGTTTTAAAATCAAAGCATTAAAATTAACACAACTTACTGTTGCTGACGCTAGAAAATTCTATGAAGTGCATGCTGAAAGACCATTTTACGGAGAATTGGTTGATTTCATGAGTTCAGGGCCAATAGTGGCTGCAGTTCTTGAAAAAGACAATGCTGTAGAAGATTTCAGAACATTGATCGGTGCAACAAATCCTGCTGAAGCTGCAGAAGGAACCATCAGAAAAATGTTTGCAAGAAGCATCGGAGAAAATGCCGTACACGGTTCAGATTCTGATGAAAATGCTCTTATTGAAGCAACATTCCACTTTTCAGGTAGAGAGATTTTTTAA